In Elusimicrobiota bacterium, a genomic segment contains:
- a CDS encoding UDP-N-acetylglucosamine--N-acetylmuramyl-(pentapeptide) pyrophosphoryl-undecaprenol N-acetylglucosamine transferase, which translates to MGTPSTPLAERRKRALIAAGGTGGHFYPGLVLAKTLRGRGWEPLLCVRRGDPALAVLEKEGLASVEMDLSGLPRSLGPGLIVFAWKLWKGFLLARQIAKDFKPDITIGMGGYLTFPCLLASRLQGIPGVLHDSNAVLGLANRAARLLGAKLFWGLPTVHGGGMLTGTPIRPSLWEIKPKEEARKRLGLACGQPLLLVFGGSQGARSVNRSVPAALKKLPVGCALQVLHLTGVNNFEETRRAYEGSAFAVKLLPFLEEMQWAYAACDLVLCRSGASTLAELASQEKPAVLVPYPLAAANHQEANAKILARAGAARLLLDRDIAEGLAPILEDLLWSQDSPAKRRSMAEAYARLGLPPAHETAERLADAVEKTSRQ; encoded by the coding sequence ATGGGAACCCCCTCAACGCCATTAGCGGAGCGGCGCAAGCGAGCCCTGATCGCGGCGGGGGGCACCGGGGGGCATTTTTATCCGGGTCTCGTCCTGGCCAAGACCCTGCGAGGGCGCGGCTGGGAGCCGTTGCTTTGCGTGAGACGGGGCGACCCCGCCTTGGCCGTATTGGAGAAAGAGGGCCTCGCCTCGGTGGAAATGGATCTTTCCGGCCTGCCAAGGTCGCTCGGCCCCGGGCTCATCGTTTTCGCGTGGAAGCTGTGGAAAGGCTTCCTTCTTGCGCGCCAAATCGCCAAGGATTTCAAGCCGGACATCACTATCGGCATGGGAGGCTATCTTACTTTTCCCTGCTTGCTGGCCTCAAGGCTCCAAGGCATCCCGGGCGTTCTCCATGATTCCAACGCGGTCCTGGGCCTGGCCAACCGGGCCGCCCGTCTCCTAGGCGCCAAGCTGTTTTGGGGCCTGCCCACGGTCCATGGAGGAGGCATGCTCACGGGCACGCCGATACGCCCATCCCTATGGGAAATAAAGCCCAAGGAGGAGGCAAGAAAACGCCTGGGGCTGGCCTGCGGCCAGCCCCTACTTCTAGTCTTCGGCGGCAGCCAGGGCGCAAGATCTGTGAATCGCAGCGTGCCGGCAGCTCTCAAAAAGCTGCCGGTTGGATGCGCGCTTCAAGTTCTCCACCTGACTGGCGTCAATAACTTCGAGGAAACCCGCCGCGCTTACGAAGGTTCGGCGTTTGCGGTGAAGCTCCTGCCTTTTCTCGAGGAGATGCAATGGGCTTACGCGGCATGCGACCTCGTCCTGTGCCGGTCCGGGGCGAGCACCTTGGCAGAGCTCGCCTCCCAGGAAAAACCCGCCGTCCTCGTGCCCTATCCCCTGGCCGCGGCCAATCACCAGGAGGCCAACGCCAAAATCCTGGCCCGGGCCGGAGCCGCGCGCCTTCTTTTGGACCGGGACATCGCGGAAGGGCTCGCGCCGATCCTCGAGGATTTGCTATGGTCGCAGGACAGCCCCGCCAAGCGCCGCTCCATGGCCGAGGCTTACGCGCGCCTGGGCCTGCCGCCGGCGCATGAAACGGCCGAGCGCCTGGCGGACGCGGTGGAAAAAACCTCGAGACAATGA
- the surE gene encoding 5'/3'-nucleotidase SurE, whose amino-acid sequence MKTRILVVNDDGINGRGLAPLIEAVRPLGEVVVVVPDQERSADSHSLTLHKPIRIHRVAPMIFTLNGSPADCARLGILEIMNSKVSLVVSGINRGYNLGEDVVYSGTVAGAREATLLEVPAIAFSQDPSSLGYAAAVVWARKLARLVLKFDLPPGICLNVNFPKPRHGNILKPLPMRLGRRIYSKEVTKRADPRGGHYYWLAGSSVKSVNLKGTDVSAVASGHASVTPLHVDNTDFPTLDILRSWEL is encoded by the coding sequence ATGAAAACCAGAATACTCGTGGTCAACGACGACGGGATCAATGGCCGAGGCCTGGCCCCCCTGATCGAAGCCGTCCGCCCTCTGGGGGAAGTCGTGGTCGTAGTGCCGGACCAGGAGCGCTCCGCCGACAGCCATTCGCTCACCTTGCACAAACCCATCCGGATCCACCGCGTGGCTCCCATGATTTTCACCTTGAACGGCAGCCCGGCCGATTGCGCCAGGCTAGGAATCCTGGAGATCATGAATTCCAAGGTAAGCCTCGTGGTCTCCGGCATCAACCGGGGCTACAATCTCGGGGAGGACGTGGTCTATTCCGGAACCGTCGCCGGCGCCCGGGAAGCGACTTTGCTGGAGGTGCCGGCCATCGCCTTCTCGCAGGACCCGAGTTCCCTCGGCTACGCGGCCGCTGTCGTCTGGGCCCGGAAGTTGGCGCGGCTCGTGCTGAAATTCGACCTCCCTCCCGGCATCTGCCTCAACGTCAATTTCCCAAAGCCCCGGCACGGGAATATCTTGAAACCCCTGCCCATGAGGCTCGGCCGGCGCATCTACAGCAAGGAAGTGACCAAGAGGGCCGACCCTCGGGGAGGCCATTATTATTGGCTGGCGGGAAGCTCGGTCAAGAGCGTCAACCTCAAGGGCACCGACGTCAGCGCGGTGGCCTCTGGCCACGCCTCGGTGACTCCTCTGCACGTAGACAACACCGATTTCCCCACGCTCGACATCCTGCGCTCCTGGGAACTGTAG
- a CDS encoding CapA family protein, translating into MPVLLLLAQVSLSAVGDIRLDGPVGELIGRHGPEHPTAAVREALKADIVFGNLECSVTTRGTKQAKTWNFRAPSENLASLKEGGFDVLNLANNHSMDYGTEGFLDTLAAVKKRGFIAVGGGKNIEQAEKLRIIERNGLRVGFLGLTSTFPPEAWARRKKPGVAYSNFKRFPELIRRAKKDCDILVVSFHGGTELALEPNQIQKAFAHMAVDAGADLILGHHPHVLQAVELYKGKTILYSLGNFLFVSPAPETRTTVIAKAALGRGGVESIEFVPLDTHWGQPILAPEEGRKAAYEALNRLGALSQHPEIFRLASP; encoded by the coding sequence GTGCCGGTCCTCCTTCTGCTGGCGCAGGTGAGCCTATCCGCGGTGGGGGACATCCGCCTCGACGGACCCGTAGGGGAGCTCATCGGGCGCCACGGCCCCGAACATCCCACGGCCGCCGTCAGGGAGGCACTCAAGGCCGACATCGTGTTCGGCAACCTCGAGTGCAGCGTCACGACCCGCGGCACCAAACAGGCCAAGACTTGGAATTTCAGGGCCCCGTCCGAGAACCTCGCCAGCCTCAAGGAGGGGGGCTTCGACGTCCTGAACCTGGCCAACAACCACAGCATGGACTACGGGACCGAGGGCTTCCTGGACACTTTGGCGGCGGTCAAGAAGCGGGGCTTCATCGCGGTGGGCGGCGGAAAAAATATCGAGCAGGCGGAGAAGCTGCGGATCATTGAGCGCAACGGGCTTCGCGTGGGCTTTCTAGGCCTGACCAGCACCTTCCCCCCAGAAGCCTGGGCCCGCCGCAAAAAGCCCGGCGTGGCCTACAGCAACTTCAAGCGTTTTCCGGAACTCATCCGAAGGGCGAAAAAAGACTGCGACATTCTGGTCGTTTCTTTTCATGGAGGAACCGAGCTCGCCCTCGAGCCCAACCAAATCCAGAAGGCCTTCGCCCACATGGCCGTGGACGCGGGGGCCGACCTCATCCTGGGGCATCACCCCCATGTCCTGCAGGCCGTGGAACTATATAAAGGAAAGACCATCCTCTACAGCCTCGGCAATTTCCTTTTCGTGTCTCCCGCCCCGGAGACGCGGACCACGGTCATCGCCAAGGCCGCGCTGGGCCGAGGAGGGGTCGAGTCCATCGAATTCGTCCCGCTGGACACCCATTGGGGCCAGCCCATCTTGGCGCCGGAGGAGGGCCGGAAGGCCGCCTACGAGGCCTTAAACCGCCTGGGAGCCCTGTCCCAGCACCCGGAGATCTTCCGCCTCGCCTCGCCTTGA
- a CDS encoding Crp/Fnr family transcriptional regulator, with amino-acid sequence MLKLLRKIPFLSVLSPKELKKVRQIGNIHEYAPGERVFSQTESADQMFVVLSGQVKIFAASNGKKRKTFTYLQAGDFFGEMALLEGKTRSASAEAVQASKLLTIKKGDFHRLLCSDHQLTIYLLRAFSERLRKADEEIEGLLFRNVLGRVSKTLCDLSQKGESFKSGRLLRQHYTQQELADLVGTTREPLTRALSALRRADLVEVHAGRYFIKNPQKLSALCLT; translated from the coding sequence ATGCTCAAGCTTTTGCGCAAAATTCCCTTCCTCAGCGTCCTCAGCCCCAAGGAGCTCAAGAAAGTCCGGCAAATCGGGAATATCCATGAGTACGCCCCTGGGGAAAGGGTCTTCTCGCAGACGGAGTCGGCAGACCAGATGTTCGTGGTGCTTTCGGGCCAGGTCAAGATTTTCGCGGCCTCCAATGGGAAGAAGCGGAAGACCTTCACCTATCTCCAGGCGGGGGATTTCTTCGGGGAGATGGCCCTGCTCGAGGGAAAGACCCGCTCCGCCTCTGCCGAGGCCGTCCAAGCCTCCAAGCTCCTGACCATCAAGAAAGGCGATTTCCACAGGCTCCTATGCTCGGACCACCAGCTGACCATCTACCTTTTGCGCGCCTTCTCCGAGCGCCTGCGCAAGGCCGATGAGGAGATCGAGGGCCTTCTTTTCCGCAACGTCCTGGGACGGGTCTCGAAAACCCTCTGCGACCTGTCGCAAAAAGGGGAAAGCTTCAAATCCGGCAGGCTTTTGAGGCAGCACTACACCCAGCAGGAGCTGGCCGATCTGGTGGGCACCACAAGGGAGCCCTTGACACGCGCCCTGTCCGCCTTGCGCCGCGCGGACCTCGTGGAGGTCCATGCAGGCCGGTATTTCATCAAAAACCCGCAAAAGCTCTCGGCCCTTTGCCTCACCTGA